The Janthinobacterium lividum genome has a window encoding:
- a CDS encoding response regulator gives MLDSLGLDVVCARNGEEALQAAQAEDFDLILMDCQMPVMDGFAATAEIRRHEQQCGHARVLPIVAITANALQGDREACLAAGMDDYLSKPFTQQDLGHTIARWITLPRAASVHHSELQEASPEVPPPAPAPQRASR, from the coding sequence ATGCTCGACAGCCTGGGCCTGGACGTGGTCTGCGCGCGCAACGGCGAAGAAGCCTTGCAGGCGGCGCAGGCCGAGGATTTCGATTTGATCCTGATGGATTGTCAGATGCCCGTGATGGATGGCTTTGCCGCCACGGCGGAAATCCGCCGCCATGAACAGCAGTGCGGCCACGCGCGCGTGCTGCCCATCGTCGCCATCACAGCCAATGCGCTGCAGGGCGACCGCGAAGCATGCCTGGCGGCCGGCATGGACGATTACCTGAGCAAACCATTCACGCAGCAAGACCTGGGCCATACGATCGCGCGCTGGATCACCCTGCCGCGCGCGGCCAGCGTGCACCACAGCGAACTGCAGGAGGCATCGCCGGAGGTGCCGCCGCCGGCGCCCGCCCCCCAGCGGGCCAGCCGCTGA